A single Vigna radiata var. radiata cultivar VC1973A chromosome 8, Vradiata_ver6, whole genome shotgun sequence DNA region contains:
- the LOC106771392 gene encoding uncharacterized protein LOC106771392 produces the protein MMIGAWKQMKEWFNPREVFYLLTVVILSLLLPLSFLLLATLSGAQYYLQTLTFFQYSTQDFPYLFHLALHINPCLLYVLVSIVSVGTLIQGLMGKNKIFTQTPSNSSSLSLAWILLCAFQVCVGLGIEGSIAAGLYEYDDDVSGFAAERSLLSRMIFLLGLHETTYVWCRMVVRPVVDDTVFAGARKERWVERVGLAAGLGILWWWRLREEVETLVVVAQVKNEQLMDVGICDFVGWWLYYLVVTIGMVRIVKGMMWMFMVSLCRRRPTAIEEESNQNDDKV, from the coding sequence ATGATGATTGGAGCTTGGAAACAAATGAAAGAGTGGTTCAACCCAAGAGAGGTTTTCTACCTCCTCACCGTCGTCATCCTCAGCCTCCTTCTTCCTCTGTCTTTTCTTCTCTTGGCAACTCTCTCCGGTGCCCAATATTACCTTCAGACTCTAACTTTCTTCCAGTATTCAACACAAGACTTTCCCTATCTTTTCCACCTTGCCCTCCACATCAACCCATGTCTTCTCTACGTTTTGGTTTCCATTGTCAGCGTAGGGACCCTCATCCAGGGGCTCATGggtaaaaacaaaatctttacTCAGACACCCTCCAACTCCTCTTCTCTCTCCCTAGCTTGGATTCTCCTATGCGCGTTCCAAGTTTGCGTCGGTTTGGGCATCGAGGGGAGCATTGCGGCTGGCCTTTACGAGTACGATGATGACGTGTCCGGTTTCGCCGCGGAGAGAAGCCTGTTGAGCAGGATGATTTTTCTGCTGGGCCTGCACGAGACCACCTATGTATGGTGTCGGATGGTGGTGAGGCCCGTCGTGGATGACACTGTATTCGCCGGGGCCCGGAAAGAGAGGTGGGTGGAGAGGGTGGGCCTGGCTGCGGGCTTGGGCATCTTGTGGTGGTGGAGGTTGAGGGAGGAGGTGGAGACTCTGGTGGTTGTAGCCCAAGTGAAGAATGAACAATTGATGGATGTGGGAATTTGTGACTTTGTTGGGTGGTGGTTGTATTATCTCGTTGTGACCATTGGAATGGTGAGGATTGTGAAAGGTATGATGTGGATGTTCATGGTTTCTCTCTGTAGAAGAAGGCCAACAGCAATAGAGGAGGAATCGAATCAGAACGATGACAAGGTGTAG
- the LOC106770471 gene encoding DELLA protein RGL1-like — protein sequence MTEEFNFESVQPPKKSSFQETKGQKDKQVLPSSLASLELLSIYGSRFNKLGTQNIRRSVETCFSPQKLSTEEIIRLAGARYLQHSTQWHHDICIPVHPYGMSLEGLSEEENRGVEHAQFLLAAAERVGCQQFERASMLLSHLLWNSSGGGGSPVQRVAFHFSQALLERIKRKTRGKVTLNKCKKNEEREMIEKLILDTNMAITCHNKIPFNQVMQFAGVQVIVEHVAFQTRIHLINLDIGFGVECTALMQALAERHERQVELLKITAIGLQGMTRLEETGERLVSFAESLNLPFLYKIVFVRSITEIKAEQFGIEDNEAVAVYCPYMLRTMVSDFVSLEHLMRVMGKIRPTIMIVLEVEAKHNSPSFVNRFIEAFFFYAAYFDCIDTCMKQDYECRMRLEGILSEGIRNIIAMEDGERMVRDVKIDVWRRFFARYRMVETTFSDSSFYQANLVTKKFECGNFCTVERNGKCLIIRWKGTTIHSISAWKFL from the coding sequence ATGACAGAGGAGTTCAACTTCGAATCTGTTCAGCCACCAAAGAAGTCTTCTTTTCAAGAAACTAAGGGACAAAAGGATAAACAAGTGCTGCCATCTTCTCTAGCATCACTAGAGCTCCTGAGCATTTATGGAAGCAGGTTCAATAAGCTAGGGACGCAAAACATCAGGCGTAGTGTTGAAACTTGCTTTAGTCCTCAGAAGTTATCAACTGAAGAAATAATAAGATTGGCCGGAGCAAGGTATCTTCAACACTCTACACAGTGGCATCATGATATTTGCATCCCCGTGCACCCTTATGGAATGAGCCTTGAGGGTTTATCggaagaagaaaatagaggCGTGGAGCACGCTCAGTTTCTTCTGGCAGCTGCTGAGAGGGTAGGGTGCCAGCAATTTGAACGAGCCAGCATGCTACTTTCCCATTTGCTGTGGAACTCCTCAGGTGGTGGTGGAAGCCCCGTTCAGAGAGTTGCCTTTCATTTCTCTCAAGCACTTCTTGaaagaatcaaaagaaaaacGAGAGGAAAAGTGACATTGAACAAGTGCAAAAAAAACGAGGAAAGGGAAATGATCGAGAAGCTAATATTGGATACTAACATGGCTATTACGTGCCATAATAAAATTCCTTTCAATCAAGTAATGCAGTTTGCTGGGGTGCAGGTAATTGTGGAACATGTGGCATTTCAAACCAGAATACATCTCATAAACCTTGATATTGGGTTTGGGGTGGAATGCACAGCTTTGATGCAAGCATTGGCTGAGAGGCATGAAAGGCAAGTTGAGCTTCTGAAGATAACCGCCATTGGACTTCAAGGTATGACCAGACTGGAAGAAACAGGGGAAAGGTTAGTGAGTTTTGCTGAATCCTTGAACTTGCCCTTTTTATATAAGATAGTGTTCGTCAGAAGCATCACAGAGATCAAGGCTGAGCAATTTGGAATTGAAGATAATGAAGCTGTCGCTGTTTATTGTCCTTATATGCTGAGGACTATGGTGTCGGATTTTGTCTCTTTGGAACACTTGATGCGGGTGATGGGAAAAATCAGACCAACTATAATGATAGTTCTTGAGGTTGAAGCAAAGCACAATTCACCCTCTTTTGTGAATCGATTCATTGAAGCATTTTTCTTCTATGCAGCATATTTTGACTGCATTGATACCTGCATGAAGCAGGATTACGAGTGCAGAATGCGACTTGAGGGAATATTATCAGAAGGGATACGGAACATTATTGCTATGGAAGATGGAGAAAGAATGGTTAGAGATGTAAAGATAGATGTTTGGAGAAGATTCTTTGCAAGGTATAGAATGGTGGAGACTACATTTAGCGATTCATCATTTTACCAAGCTAACTTGGTTACCAAAAAATTCGAGTGTGGGAATTTCTGCACTGTGGAAAGAAATGGGAAATGCCTAATAATTAGATGGAAAGGAACCACGATTCATTCTATCTCAGCTTGGAAGtttctttaa